From the Pontibacillus halophilus JSM 076056 = DSM 19796 genome, one window contains:
- a CDS encoding thioredoxin domain-containing protein has product MSNSKQNRLINEKSPYLQQHAHNPVDWYPWGEEAFQKAREENKPIFLSIGYSTCHWCHVMERETFEDEGIATLLNEWFVSIKVDREERPDIDSIYMTVCHMMNGMGGWPLNLFLTPNRVPFYSGTYFPKESRHNLPGFRDVILQLSQQFHANPEKIERVESNVQTAVSQAFSVQQTGDIEEGIYHHSYHNLMKMFDGQHGGFGAAPKFPSPHNLLFLFRYHAEEPSSHARVMATRTLDAMADGGLYDHIGYGFSRYSVDEKFLVPHFEKMLYDNAMLAMAYTEGFQVTGKHRYKRVAEEILTYVVRDMRHPEGGFYSAEDADSEGVEGKFYVWTPAEVMHVVGEELGELFCQAYNITKEGNFEGKSIPNTINVDLSSLAKRNELTVEEVMEDLEQARALLFQARKERIAPFKDDKILTSWNGLMIAALAKAGRVYDRSDFIQHAEEAVSFIEENLYENGRLMLRYRDGEVKHKGVLEDYAYMLWGYMELYEATLETCYLRKARELSLTMYDLFWDNEQSGFFLYGVDSEELLARPKEAADGALPSGNSVASLQLWRLAKIIGDYELEERVSLLLNAFVEDLHQYPAGHAYLMQTVLSTQQTMKEVVVLVGENKQETEAFLRDLKRTWLPNVTYLVIQEDEQPEHIAPFTKDYKKIDGKTTVYVCQNYSCQQPTTDLRDIGTGYLSQ; this is encoded by the coding sequence ATGTCCAATAGCAAGCAGAACCGATTAATTAATGAGAAATCCCCCTATTTACAACAACATGCCCACAACCCAGTAGACTGGTATCCATGGGGAGAGGAAGCCTTTCAGAAGGCGAGAGAAGAGAACAAGCCGATCTTCTTAAGTATCGGGTATTCCACGTGTCATTGGTGTCACGTTATGGAACGAGAAACGTTTGAGGACGAGGGTATAGCTACGCTGTTAAATGAGTGGTTCGTCTCGATTAAAGTGGACCGGGAAGAACGGCCTGACATCGATTCCATATATATGACGGTGTGCCATATGATGAATGGGATGGGAGGTTGGCCGTTGAATCTATTCTTAACACCGAATCGTGTACCGTTCTATTCAGGTACGTACTTCCCGAAAGAGAGCCGACACAATCTACCTGGCTTTCGGGATGTCATCCTTCAGTTGTCTCAACAGTTTCACGCGAACCCTGAGAAGATTGAGCGTGTAGAGTCTAACGTACAGACTGCAGTGTCTCAAGCGTTCTCCGTACAGCAGACCGGCGATATTGAAGAAGGGATCTATCATCATAGTTACCACAATCTTATGAAGATGTTCGATGGGCAGCATGGTGGATTCGGCGCAGCGCCAAAGTTTCCAAGTCCTCATAATCTGTTGTTCTTGTTTAGATACCATGCGGAGGAGCCGTCCTCTCATGCACGCGTAATGGCAACGAGAACACTTGATGCGATGGCGGATGGCGGTCTTTACGACCATATAGGATATGGCTTCTCCCGATACTCCGTTGACGAGAAGTTTCTCGTCCCTCACTTTGAGAAGATGTTGTATGATAATGCCATGTTAGCGATGGCCTATACAGAAGGGTTTCAAGTGACAGGAAAGCATCGGTATAAACGAGTGGCAGAGGAGATTCTCACCTATGTGGTTCGAGACATGAGGCACCCTGAAGGCGGCTTCTACTCAGCGGAGGATGCAGATTCCGAAGGGGTAGAAGGCAAGTTCTATGTATGGACGCCGGCTGAGGTGATGCATGTTGTTGGGGAAGAGCTTGGCGAACTCTTCTGCCAAGCATACAATATCACCAAAGAAGGAAACTTTGAAGGAAAGAGCATTCCAAATACAATCAACGTTGATCTAAGTTCACTTGCAAAGAGGAATGAATTAACCGTTGAAGAAGTAATGGAAGACCTGGAACAAGCGCGAGCACTCCTGTTCCAAGCAAGAAAAGAACGGATAGCCCCGTTTAAGGATGATAAGATCCTGACATCATGGAACGGCTTAATGATTGCAGCTCTTGCTAAAGCTGGACGAGTGTACGACCGGAGTGATTTCATCCAACATGCCGAAGAAGCGGTATCCTTTATAGAAGAGAATCTCTACGAGAATGGGCGACTCATGCTTCGATACCGTGACGGGGAAGTGAAACATAAAGGAGTGTTGGAAGACTACGCCTACATGCTTTGGGGGTATATGGAGCTGTATGAAGCAACGCTTGAAACGTGTTATTTACGAAAGGCACGTGAACTGTCACTCACTATGTATGACTTGTTTTGGGACAACGAGCAGTCTGGATTCTTCCTCTATGGAGTTGACAGCGAAGAGCTCCTGGCACGACCTAAAGAGGCGGCGGATGGAGCCTTGCCCTCTGGAAACAGTGTCGCATCACTTCAGTTGTGGCGTCTAGCAAAGATTATCGGAGATTACGAGTTAGAAGAGAGAGTTTCTCTCCTACTCAATGCCTTTGTAGAAGACCTACACCAATATCCAGCTGGTCATGCGTATTTGATGCAAACGGTTCTCTCTACGCAACAAACCATGAAAGAAGTCGTTGTGCTAGTAGGTGAGAACAAGCAGGAGACAGAAGCCTTCTTACGAGATTTAAAGAGAACGTGGCTTCCAAACGTCACCTATCTTGTGATTCAAGAAGACGAACAACCAGAACACATCGCTCCTTTCACGAAAGACTACAAGAAAATCGATGGTAAGACCACAGTCTATGTATGCCAGAACTACAGCTGCCAACAACCAACCACAGACCTAAGGGACATAGGGACAGGTTACTTGTCCCAGTAA
- a CDS encoding endonuclease/exonuclease/phosphatase family protein, with product MGKRTSWRQKSVVTLSLVVGGLVVPWSLSDVEATEAAPSIHDIQSESHHSPYDGEQVSGITGIVTYLTYDGFYMQHKEENYDDNPATSEGIHVKTWSDVSVGDEVTVDGQVTEAVQDNFAWFDFSNDLSVTSILADEVTIQSQGHALPTAVTLGEEGRTIPSRHIDDDQLSSFDVEEDAIDFYESLEGMRVSAPNAKVVMPRAEYTYYDETAVVVPNGTSTIVTPAGGIAIEGDRNPERILVDDYSQNMRPVNVGNTFKEAITGVMGYEFSNFKLMTDGVPNVKKNTFKPEKTYLTGSEEELTVASYNIENYYNDGSGKTNEIAKDIVKNLQSPDIVGVVEMQDDNGSDSGGTDATANYQALVKAIEKNGGPSYAFTDIAPQNNEDGGQPDGNIRVGYLYNPERVSLVEGVKGDATTAVEVLDDGELSLNPGRIDPTHEAFQGSRKSLAAQFSFDDEIVTVIANHFTSKGGDDALFGAIQPPQRHSEVQRVKQASVVNYFVDQLLKEDNDANIVVLGDMNDLEFSDTLNALEGNVLTNKMESMWKKHRYTYNYQGNSQALDHILVTNHLADNTVFDVVHVNADFTEKDGRVSDHDPVLAKLFLDD from the coding sequence ATGGGTAAACGTACAAGTTGGAGGCAGAAGAGTGTTGTTACTCTGAGTCTAGTAGTCGGAGGATTGGTTGTACCATGGAGTCTATCAGACGTAGAGGCAACAGAAGCGGCTCCTTCTATTCACGATATACAGAGTGAGAGTCACCACTCTCCTTACGATGGGGAACAAGTAAGCGGCATAACAGGGATTGTCACGTATCTAACGTATGACGGGTTCTACATGCAGCATAAAGAAGAGAACTACGACGATAACCCTGCAACGTCAGAAGGAATTCATGTGAAGACATGGTCGGATGTGTCAGTAGGAGACGAAGTAACCGTCGATGGACAGGTAACAGAAGCGGTTCAAGACAACTTCGCTTGGTTCGATTTCTCAAATGATTTAAGTGTAACAAGTATTCTAGCTGATGAGGTGACGATTCAATCACAAGGACATGCTCTTCCAACTGCTGTGACACTGGGGGAAGAGGGTCGTACAATCCCTTCCCGTCACATCGACGATGATCAACTATCTAGCTTTGATGTTGAAGAGGATGCGATTGACTTCTATGAAAGCCTCGAGGGGATGAGAGTTTCTGCGCCGAATGCGAAAGTTGTGATGCCTCGAGCTGAATATACGTATTACGATGAGACGGCTGTTGTCGTGCCGAACGGAACTTCAACTATTGTGACGCCTGCGGGCGGAATTGCGATAGAGGGTGATCGTAATCCAGAACGAATCCTTGTTGATGATTACAGTCAGAACATGCGCCCTGTAAACGTTGGCAACACGTTCAAGGAAGCGATTACTGGAGTGATGGGGTATGAATTTAGCAACTTTAAGCTTATGACAGACGGTGTCCCAAATGTGAAGAAGAACACGTTCAAACCAGAGAAGACGTACTTAACCGGTTCAGAAGAAGAACTTACGGTAGCTTCCTATAATATAGAAAACTATTATAATGACGGTTCAGGTAAAACAAATGAGATTGCTAAGGACATCGTGAAGAACTTGCAGTCACCTGATATTGTCGGAGTTGTTGAGATGCAGGACGACAACGGCTCAGATTCAGGAGGCACAGATGCGACGGCAAATTATCAGGCACTCGTCAAAGCCATTGAGAAGAATGGTGGACCCTCCTACGCGTTTACTGACATTGCGCCACAGAACAACGAAGACGGCGGGCAGCCTGATGGAAATATTCGAGTTGGATACTTATACAACCCAGAACGTGTATCGTTAGTAGAGGGAGTGAAGGGAGATGCGACCACTGCGGTGGAAGTGCTTGACGATGGGGAGCTTAGCTTGAATCCAGGGCGAATCGACCCAACTCATGAGGCTTTCCAAGGTTCCCGTAAATCTTTGGCAGCGCAGTTCTCATTTGACGATGAGATTGTAACTGTCATCGCAAATCACTTTACATCCAAAGGGGGAGATGATGCGTTATTTGGCGCGATTCAACCTCCGCAGCGGCATAGTGAGGTGCAGCGCGTGAAGCAAGCATCTGTCGTCAATTACTTTGTCGATCAATTACTGAAAGAAGACAATGATGCCAACATCGTTGTGTTAGGGGATATGAACGACTTAGAGTTCTCTGACACACTTAACGCATTAGAAGGAAATGTACTTACGAACAAGATGGAGAGCATGTGGAAGAAACACCGCTACACGTATAACTATCAAGGGAATTCACAGGCACTCGACCATATCCTAGTAACGAATCACTTAGCGGATAATACGGTGTTTGACGTCGTTCATGTAAATGCAGACTTTACAGAGAAAGACGGACGCGTGAGTGACCACGACCCCGTGTTAGCGAAACTCTTTCTTGATGACTAG
- a CDS encoding thiolase family protein: protein MSREVVIVEAVRTAVGKRKGVFRNTHPVHMASHVLHEVVQRVGLPKREVEDVILGCVSPIEEQGFNIARLSLLDAGFPVEVPGVQLNRMCGSGQQAIHFGAQAIAAGDLDVVIAGGVENMTRVPILSDGNDATIPESVHDRYNIVHQGVSAEYIAEKHELSREALDEYAYESHRRALEAIKEGRFTKEIVPMKGESKEGEAVTVSEDEGPRKDTSLEALSQLKPVFKEQGVVTAGNASQMSDGASAVLLMSREKADEFGVRPRARILSRVVVGSDPTMMLDGVIPATRKALAKAGLQLSDMDRVEINEAFAPVVLAWQKELGADLSKVNVNGGAIALGHPLGATGAKLMTSLLHELERSNGQYGLLTVCIGHGMSTAAVIERL, encoded by the coding sequence ATGTCAAGAGAGGTTGTTATTGTGGAAGCGGTAAGAACGGCTGTTGGGAAGCGTAAAGGGGTATTTCGAAATACCCATCCGGTTCATATGGCAAGTCACGTCTTGCATGAAGTCGTACAACGAGTCGGACTACCGAAGCGTGAAGTAGAAGATGTCATCTTAGGTTGTGTCTCACCAATCGAAGAGCAAGGATTTAATATTGCGAGGCTATCTTTGTTGGATGCAGGTTTCCCTGTGGAAGTTCCTGGTGTTCAACTAAATCGGATGTGCGGTTCAGGCCAGCAAGCCATCCACTTCGGTGCGCAAGCAATAGCAGCTGGAGACCTCGATGTAGTGATTGCTGGTGGAGTGGAGAATATGACACGTGTGCCAATTCTGAGTGATGGAAATGATGCCACCATTCCCGAAAGTGTTCATGATCGGTACAACATTGTTCATCAAGGTGTATCTGCTGAGTACATTGCAGAGAAACATGAGCTAAGTCGCGAGGCATTAGATGAATATGCGTATGAAAGTCATAGACGAGCGCTTGAGGCGATTAAAGAAGGTAGATTTACGAAAGAGATTGTCCCAATGAAAGGAGAATCGAAAGAAGGAGAGGCTGTGACGGTTTCAGAAGACGAGGGTCCAAGGAAGGATACGTCACTCGAAGCGTTGTCTCAGCTGAAGCCAGTATTCAAGGAACAAGGTGTCGTGACGGCTGGTAATGCAAGTCAAATGAGTGACGGGGCGTCGGCCGTACTACTAATGAGTCGGGAGAAAGCGGATGAATTTGGGGTGAGACCAAGAGCCAGAATCTTAAGTCGGGTTGTTGTTGGCTCTGATCCGACGATGATGCTAGACGGGGTCATTCCAGCCACACGTAAAGCGTTAGCTAAAGCAGGGCTTCAGCTGTCGGACATGGACCGGGTAGAAATTAATGAAGCCTTTGCTCCTGTCGTGCTCGCTTGGCAGAAGGAGCTCGGAGCTGACTTGAGCAAAGTAAATGTGAACGGCGGAGCCATTGCACTTGGTCACCCGCTCGGTGCAACAGGGGCAAAGCTTATGACCTCCTTGTTGCATGAGCTAGAACGAAGCAACGGTCAGTACGGATTGCTTACAGTTTGTATTGGTCATGGGATGTCAACAGCAGCTGTGATTGAACGGTTGTAG